In Bremerella cremea, one DNA window encodes the following:
- a CDS encoding flavin-containing monooxygenase, producing MHHSADFHVLVIGAGPSGLVTLKTLRQLGIKATCVDRGERIGGNWDIQSPFSSVYESTHLISSKGMTQFADFPMPDEYPEYPSHHQVLAYLNSYVERFDLGQYIRKKIAVKRIEKCNDGWNLTVSPSDGLSSMVEKYDAVVIANGHHAVPIMPEFVGQFSGELLHAHDYKHHRQLQDRRVLVVGAGNSGCDIAVEAAIHGRLAAISMRRGYHFFPKFIRGKPADVVGDRVRRWPLPQAWQRWLSQLVVDWTIGRPQRYGLPQPEHQLFEAHPIINSQLPYYAGHGKLAVFPDIRMLDGNQVEFIDGRRETFDTIIVATGYQLTFPFIQPELLNTVDGIPQLYLHAFHPTDDTIFVAGMIQPNSGQWPLTDLQAQVIARFLNAYRKGDPQAELFRRQKSTPHSTATSRQHFLTTPRHRLEVDYFKYRRTLQKIVRQMDVAGTTG from the coding sequence ATGCATCACTCCGCCGACTTTCATGTGCTTGTCATCGGGGCAGGGCCATCAGGGCTTGTCACGCTGAAGACTTTGCGCCAATTAGGAATCAAGGCAACTTGTGTCGACCGAGGTGAACGGATCGGTGGGAATTGGGATATTCAATCTCCCTTCAGCAGCGTTTATGAATCGACGCATCTGATCTCCTCGAAAGGAATGACGCAGTTCGCCGATTTCCCGATGCCAGACGAGTACCCTGAGTATCCCAGCCACCACCAAGTGCTAGCTTACCTCAACTCTTACGTAGAGAGGTTCGACTTAGGTCAGTATATTCGCAAAAAAATTGCCGTTAAACGAATAGAAAAATGCAATGATGGCTGGAACTTAACCGTTTCCCCCTCGGACGGTCTGTCTTCAATGGTTGAAAAGTATGATGCCGTGGTTATTGCCAACGGACATCACGCTGTTCCCATAATGCCAGAGTTTGTTGGCCAGTTTTCTGGCGAGTTGCTTCACGCACACGATTACAAGCATCACCGTCAGTTGCAAGATCGCCGAGTACTGGTGGTGGGGGCCGGTAATAGCGGCTGTGATATCGCCGTGGAAGCCGCCATTCATGGACGGTTAGCCGCAATTAGCATGCGGCGAGGCTACCATTTCTTTCCCAAGTTCATCCGGGGTAAGCCGGCCGATGTGGTCGGAGACCGGGTGCGACGCTGGCCTCTTCCTCAGGCCTGGCAGCGATGGCTTTCCCAGTTGGTTGTCGACTGGACGATCGGTCGGCCTCAGCGATATGGATTACCGCAGCCAGAACACCAATTGTTTGAAGCCCATCCGATTATCAATTCCCAACTGCCATACTACGCAGGCCATGGCAAGCTGGCCGTCTTTCCTGATATTCGCATGTTGGATGGCAACCAGGTCGAATTCATCGACGGTCGCCGCGAGACCTTTGACACAATCATTGTGGCCACCGGTTATCAGCTTACGTTCCCCTTCATCCAGCCAGAGTTACTGAACACGGTGGATGGGATTCCTCAGCTTTATCTGCATGCGTTTCATCCGACGGACGATACGATCTTCGTGGCGGGCATGATTCAACCCAACAGCGGACAGTGGCCGTTGACCGATCTTCAGGCCCAGGTCATTGCACGCTTTTTGAATGCCTATCGGAAGGGAGATCCCCAGGCCGAGTTGTTTCGCCGACAGAAAAGTACTCCGCACAGCACAGCAACCTCGCGTCAGCATTTCTTGACCACGCCACGGCATCGTTTGGAAGTCGATTACTTTAAGTACCGCCGCACGCTGCAGAAGATTGTCCGGCAGATGGATGTTGCCGGTACCACTGGTTAG